Within Lentisphaerota bacterium, the genomic segment TGGCTCCGTGGGCTGACGCGGCCGGATCTCCAGGCCAAAGTAGTTTTGGCTGAGTCGCATCAGGTCTCCCATGAGGGTCGGTTGGGGATTGACGAGGTGATACGTTTTACCCCAGTTTTCCGGATTTTCAAAGACATCGTTCATTTGTTCAGCGACGTGATCGACCGGGATAAAGTTTTGACAGGCCGATTCGTCCTGGTTCAGCGACAGCAGGGTTTTTCCGAATCGCCGGCGAATCACATGCAGCCGTGCGATAACCTCGTAGAATGTGCCAAATTGAAGTGTTCGCCCCGATGCGTATTCACCCAGCACGATGGAGGGGCGGAAGATGGTCAGACGCGAGGGATCATCGGAAAAATGGGCGCGCACCGACAGTTCGGCGCTGAACTTGCTGGCCTCGTAATCGTTTCTGGCCCGTTGGCCGAGATCCAGCGCGGTCTCGGGGAAGTCACCCTGCCAGTCCCCCGCAACATAGGCGGTGCTGACATGAAAGAAGCGGGCCTGGGGCGATCCCCACCGGAGGAGGTTGATCGTGCCGTCCCGGTTCGTCCGGGTGGTGGTTTGGTCGGCTGAGTTGAGAAAGGCAACGGTTGCGCCGCAATGGAGGATGTCGGTGACCTCGGCGCGCAATCCGGTCGCGAGAGCCGGATTCAGGCCCAGGTCTGTCTTCAGGAGATCCCCCACGACAGGGGTTATGCGGTCAAAGAGCTGGTCGTCGCCAAAGTGCTGGCCGAGTGTGCGAAGACGGCGGCGGGCGTGCGGGACCGTATCGGCGCGAATCAAAGCGGAGACGCGAATGTCTGGGTGACGCCGCAGGAGTTCCGCGAGAAAATAGGCGGCCACCAGGCCGGTCGCGCCGGTGACAAAGAGATGCCGCATCATAAGCCCTCGTCCTCCAGCAGGGCGGCGAACGTG encodes:
- a CDS encoding NAD-dependent epimerase/dehydratase family protein; translation: MMRHLFVTGATGLVAAYFLAELLRRHPDIRVSALIRADTVPHARRRLRTLGQHFGDDQLFDRITPVVGDLLKTDLGLNPALATGLRAEVTDILHCGATVAFLNSADQTTTRTNRDGTINLLRWGSPQARFFHVSTAYVAGDWQGDFPETALDLGQRARNDYEASKFSAELSVRAHFSDDPSRLTIFRPSIVLGEYASGRTLQFGTFYEVIARLHVIRRRFGKTLLSLNQDESACQNFIPVDHVAEQMNDVFENPENWGKTYHLVNPQPTLMGDLMRLSQNYFGLEIRPRQPTEPTSPAARLFTKSLAAYLPYFTGAARFGTTNRDGLPSARPCPLDARYFHALADYLAGQGWSMRK